A portion of the Chondrinema litorale genome contains these proteins:
- a CDS encoding 2-oxoglutarate dehydrogenase E1 component has translation MDKYTYIANAHGAYIDELYKSYKENPDSVDNSWKSFFEGFDFSQAKYGEDGASMVPDALTGSKLKKEIAVRALIHAYRLRGHLESTTNPVRQRVDRKALLDLKDFGLGEEDLKTVFTAGEELGMGSVSLEQIISRLRKIYCGNVGFEFMSIREPEVYEWFKNKVEIEFPKFKLELEEKRRILQKLNEAVVFENFLHTKYVGQKRFSLEGGESTIPALDAIISKGAELGVKEFIVGMAHRGRLNVLTNIVGKTYDEVFNEFEGAALPDETMGDGDVKYHMGFSSQIEAYGGKEVTINLMPNPSHLEAVDPVVLGNARAKLDIIYDKDPSKLIPILIHGDAALAGQGIVYEIVQMSNLKGYSVGGTIHFVINNQVGFTTDFHDARSSIYSTDISQIIEAPEIHVNGDDPEAVLFAVKLAVEFRQKYKRDIFIDMVCYRRHGHNESDEPKFTQPKLYNIISRHPNPREIYKDKLIAQGELEAKVAKAMDKEFRKMLNERLQEVKQHPLPYKKQVLESQWKEMRRSVPEDFEESPDTSIKLETVLKVADALTNVPKEFKPLRQIEKLLKERKQMFFEDKSLNWAAAELLAYGSIVLENKIVRMTGQDVERGTFSHRHSILNDAETNSRYCNLCKIDENQAPFMIFNSLLSEYGVLGFEFGYSFANPNALVIWEAQFGDFANGAQVAIDQFISSCETKWQRMSGLVMLLPHGYEGQGPEHSNARPERFLQLSAEYNMVVANITTPANFFHLMRRQVTWEFRKPCVVMSPKSLLRHPSVVSPLEDFTHGKFQEVIDDEYAKPYNKVEKVLMCTGKIYFDLLEKQQKDKRKDVAIIRIEQLHPFPETQVEKVLSKYKNMSKLIWVQEEPVNMGYWTYLLRTYYKRKDLEIVARKPSASPATGYSKMHQEEQQKIVSAAFNR, from the coding sequence ATGGATAAATACACATATATTGCTAATGCTCATGGGGCATACATCGATGAATTATACAAATCTTACAAAGAAAATCCCGACTCTGTAGATAACTCCTGGAAGTCTTTTTTTGAAGGTTTTGATTTCTCACAAGCTAAATATGGAGAAGATGGTGCCAGTATGGTACCAGATGCTTTAACTGGCTCAAAGTTAAAGAAAGAAATTGCGGTAAGAGCTTTAATTCATGCTTATCGTTTAAGAGGTCACTTAGAATCTACAACTAACCCAGTAAGACAAAGGGTAGACCGCAAAGCACTTCTAGATTTAAAAGATTTTGGTCTTGGTGAAGAGGATTTAAAAACTGTTTTCACAGCAGGTGAAGAACTAGGTATGGGCTCTGTAAGTCTAGAGCAAATAATTTCTAGACTGAGAAAGATTTATTGTGGAAACGTTGGGTTTGAGTTTATGTCGATCAGAGAGCCAGAGGTTTACGAATGGTTCAAAAACAAGGTTGAGATAGAGTTTCCAAAATTTAAGCTTGAGTTAGAAGAAAAAAGAAGGATTTTACAGAAATTAAATGAAGCTGTAGTATTCGAAAATTTCCTTCATACAAAGTATGTAGGGCAGAAAAGGTTTTCATTAGAAGGTGGTGAGTCTACAATTCCTGCATTAGATGCTATAATCTCTAAAGGTGCTGAACTTGGCGTAAAAGAGTTTATAGTAGGTATGGCACACAGAGGAAGACTAAATGTTTTAACTAACATAGTTGGTAAGACATACGATGAAGTTTTTAATGAATTTGAAGGTGCTGCACTTCCAGATGAAACAATGGGAGATGGTGATGTGAAGTACCATATGGGTTTCTCATCTCAAATTGAAGCTTACGGTGGTAAAGAAGTTACTATTAACTTAATGCCTAACCCTTCTCACCTTGAGGCTGTAGACCCAGTTGTTTTGGGTAATGCAAGAGCGAAGTTAGATATTATATATGACAAAGACCCTTCTAAATTAATACCGATACTTATTCATGGTGATGCTGCTTTAGCTGGTCAAGGCATTGTATACGAAATTGTACAAATGTCTAACCTGAAAGGCTATTCAGTAGGAGGTACAATTCACTTCGTAATTAACAACCAAGTTGGTTTTACTACTGACTTCCATGATGCTAGATCAAGTATCTATTCTACTGATATTTCACAGATAATAGAGGCTCCAGAAATTCACGTAAATGGTGATGATCCAGAAGCAGTGCTATTTGCAGTAAAATTAGCTGTGGAATTCAGACAAAAATATAAGCGCGATATCTTTATTGATATGGTTTGCTACCGTAGACATGGCCACAACGAAAGTGATGAGCCTAAGTTTACTCAACCAAAGCTTTATAATATTATATCAAGACACCCTAATCCAAGAGAAATTTACAAAGATAAGTTGATTGCTCAGGGTGAATTGGAAGCGAAGGTAGCAAAAGCAATGGACAAGGAGTTTAGAAAAATGCTGAATGAAAGACTTCAGGAGGTAAAACAACATCCTTTGCCATATAAAAAACAGGTGTTAGAATCTCAGTGGAAAGAAATGAGAAGATCTGTTCCAGAAGATTTTGAAGAATCGCCAGATACTTCAATTAAATTGGAAACAGTACTTAAAGTTGCTGATGCTTTAACTAATGTACCTAAAGAATTTAAGCCTTTAAGACAGATTGAAAAACTGTTAAAAGAAAGAAAGCAGATGTTCTTCGAGGACAAGAGCCTTAACTGGGCAGCTGCTGAGCTTTTAGCTTATGGTTCAATCGTACTTGAAAATAAAATTGTGAGAATGACTGGTCAGGATGTGGAGCGAGGTACTTTCTCTCACAGGCACTCAATCTTAAATGATGCGGAGACTAATTCTAGATATTGTAACCTTTGCAAAATCGACGAAAATCAAGCTCCTTTCATGATATTCAACTCTCTACTTTCTGAGTATGGAGTACTAGGTTTTGAATTTGGTTATTCATTTGCAAACCCTAACGCACTAGTTATTTGGGAAGCACAGTTTGGTGACTTTGCTAACGGTGCGCAAGTTGCTATAGACCAGTTTATAAGCAGTTGCGAGACTAAATGGCAGAGAATGAGTGGTTTGGTAATGTTATTACCTCATGGTTACGAAGGACAAGGACCAGAGCACTCAAATGCTAGACCTGAAAGATTTTTACAACTTTCTGCAGAGTATAATATGGTTGTGGCTAATATTACAACTCCTGCAAACTTCTTCCACTTAATGAGAAGACAGGTTACATGGGAGTTTAGAAAACCTTGCGTGGTTATGAGCCCTAAGTCACTCTTGAGGCATCCAAGTGTAGTTTCTCCATTAGAAGATTTTACGCATGGTAAATTTCAGGAAGTAATTGATGACGAGTATGCAAAACCATACAATAAGGTAGAGAAAGTTCTTATGTGTACTGGTAAGATATATTTTGATCTGCTTGAAAAGCAACAAAAAGATAAGAGAAAAGATGTTGCAATTATCAGAATTGAACAGCTGCATCCTTTCCCTGAAACTCAGGTCGAGAAAGTACTTTCTAAGTATAAAAATATGAGTAAATTGATCTGGGTACAGGAAGAACCTGTAAACATGGGATACTGGACATATCTTCTAAGGACATATTATAAGAGAAAAGATCTGGAAATTGTTGCAAGAAAGCCAAGTGCTTCTCCTGCTACCGGATATTCTAAAATGCACCAAGAAGAGCAACAAAAAATTGTTAGTGCAGCATTCAACAGATAA
- the odhB gene encoding 2-oxoglutarate dehydrogenase complex dihydrolipoyllysine-residue succinyltransferase, which yields MSLEVTVPAVGESINEVTIAQWIKKDGEYVEEEEVLCELESDKATFELNAETSGILKIIVEEGETIDIGTKICVITPSEGGGDSSENAETAATTEEKPASSGGLTGEVISMVVPTVGESITEVTIASWLKEEGDFVEEEEILCEIESDKATFELAAENTGYLEIVAKEGDTLNIGELICKIKVSEGGSGASASASTSSNGHSQTTAAPTSSNETYASGHASPAAAKILSEKGIDPKSIKGTGVDGRVTKEDALKAEKQAPAPKKEAPKKETATESVKAAPGERGERREKMSSLRKTISKRLVSVKNETAMLTTFNEVDMKPIMDIRKKYKESFKEKHGVGLGFMSFFTRAVCEALKEWPAVNAKIDGEEMVFSDFCDVSIAVSTPKGLVVPVIRNAESMSFNEIEAEIIRLAVRARDGKLTIPEMTGGTFTITNGGIFGSMLSTPIINAPQSAILGMHNIVERAVVVNGEVVVRPMMYVALSYDHRVIDGRESVSFLVKVKQLLEDPVRLMLGV from the coding sequence ATGAGCCTAGAAGTAACGGTACCTGCTGTAGGGGAGTCTATAAATGAAGTTACGATTGCCCAATGGATAAAGAAAGACGGAGAATATGTGGAAGAAGAAGAAGTTTTATGTGAGCTTGAGTCAGACAAAGCAACGTTTGAGTTAAATGCAGAGACTTCTGGAATCTTAAAAATCATTGTTGAAGAAGGTGAGACAATTGATATTGGGACAAAAATATGCGTAATTACTCCTTCTGAAGGTGGTGGCGACAGTAGCGAAAATGCTGAAACAGCAGCTACTACAGAAGAAAAACCAGCTTCATCTGGCGGGTTAACTGGTGAGGTTATTTCAATGGTTGTTCCAACTGTTGGAGAGTCAATCACCGAAGTAACAATTGCATCTTGGCTTAAGGAAGAAGGCGATTTTGTTGAAGAAGAAGAGATTCTTTGTGAAATAGAATCTGACAAAGCAACTTTTGAACTTGCTGCTGAAAATACAGGATACTTAGAAATTGTAGCAAAAGAAGGTGATACACTTAATATTGGAGAGTTAATCTGTAAAATTAAAGTATCTGAGGGCGGTTCTGGAGCTTCAGCATCTGCAAGTACTAGTTCAAATGGTCATTCTCAAACAACTGCTGCTCCAACATCTTCTAATGAAACTTATGCGAGTGGCCATGCATCTCCGGCTGCTGCTAAAATACTTTCAGAAAAAGGTATTGATCCAAAATCTATAAAAGGTACTGGTGTTGATGGTAGAGTTACTAAAGAAGATGCACTAAAAGCTGAAAAGCAAGCGCCTGCACCTAAGAAAGAAGCTCCTAAAAAAGAAACTGCAACGGAATCAGTAAAAGCTGCACCGGGAGAACGTGGAGAGAGAAGGGAGAAAATGTCTTCTTTAAGAAAAACCATCTCTAAAAGACTAGTTTCTGTTAAAAATGAAACGGCTATGCTAACCACTTTTAATGAAGTGGACATGAAGCCTATCATGGATATTAGAAAGAAATACAAAGAATCATTTAAAGAAAAGCATGGTGTAGGTCTTGGGTTCATGTCTTTCTTTACAAGAGCAGTATGTGAGGCTTTAAAAGAATGGCCTGCAGTAAATGCAAAAATTGATGGTGAAGAAATGGTATTTAGTGATTTCTGTGATGTTTCAATTGCTGTTTCTACGCCAAAAGGTTTAGTAGTACCAGTTATCAGAAATGCAGAGTCAATGTCATTTAATGAAATTGAAGCTGAGATCATTAGATTAGCTGTAAGAGCAAGAGATGGAAAGCTTACTATTCCTGAAATGACAGGTGGAACTTTCACCATTACTAATGGTGGTATTTTTGGTTCTATGCTTTCTACACCTATTATTAATGCTCCTCAATCTGCAATTTTAGGAATGCACAACATTGTTGAAAGAGCTGTAGTAGTTAATGGTGAAGTAGTAGTAAGACCAATGATGTATGTAGCCTTATCTTACGACCATAGAGTAATTGATGGTAGAGAATCTGTTAGTTTCCTTGTGAAAGTGAAGCAATTACTTGAAGATCCAGTTAGACTCATGCTAGGAGTATAA
- the lpdA gene encoding dihydrolipoyl dehydrogenase — protein MNYDLTVIGSGPGGYVAAIRAAQLGLKTAIIEKYSTLGGTCLNVGCIPSKALLDSSEHYHNAVHTFKEHGIEVKSPKVDLAQMINRKNEVVKQTCDGIDFLMKKNKITVYHGVGSFKDKNTIVIKGEEGKEEEIKTDKTIIATGSKPIIIPGVDYDKERVITSTEALNLKEIPKEMIVIGGGVIGLELGSVYARIGTKVTVIEYLDRIIPGMDKTLAKELQKTLKKLGFEFNFKTKVTSAKTKGKKVIVETEDTKGEKKELSADYCLVAVGRKAYTEGLGLENIGLATDKRGKIEVDEHLQSKVEGIYAIGDVIDGAMLAHKAEEEGVYVAEMLAGQKPHINYLLIPGVVYTWPEVAGVGYTEEQLKEQGKKYKAGSFPMRALGRARASMDIDGLIKVLADAETDEILGVHMIGPRVADLIAEAVVAMEYRASAEDVARMSHAHPTYTEAMKEACLAATGNRALHV, from the coding sequence ATGAATTACGACTTAACAGTAATAGGATCTGGTCCTGGAGGTTATGTGGCGGCTATCAGAGCAGCACAGTTAGGGTTAAAAACAGCGATTATAGAAAAATACAGCACACTTGGAGGTACTTGTCTTAACGTTGGATGTATCCCTTCAAAAGCATTACTAGATTCTTCTGAGCATTACCACAATGCAGTGCATACTTTTAAAGAGCATGGTATTGAGGTTAAAAGTCCTAAGGTTGACTTAGCTCAAATGATAAATAGAAAGAATGAAGTCGTAAAACAAACTTGCGATGGTATTGACTTCTTAATGAAAAAAAATAAAATCACAGTTTATCATGGTGTAGGTTCTTTTAAAGATAAAAATACAATCGTGATAAAAGGGGAAGAAGGTAAAGAAGAGGAGATTAAAACGGATAAAACTATTATTGCAACTGGTTCTAAGCCGATTATAATTCCTGGAGTTGATTATGATAAAGAGAGAGTAATTACATCAACAGAAGCACTCAATCTAAAAGAGATTCCAAAAGAGATGATTGTAATTGGTGGTGGAGTTATTGGTCTTGAGCTAGGTTCTGTTTATGCAAGAATTGGTACCAAAGTTACTGTAATTGAGTATTTAGACAGAATTATTCCAGGAATGGATAAAACACTGGCTAAAGAATTACAAAAAACACTTAAGAAACTTGGCTTCGAGTTTAACTTTAAAACTAAAGTAACCAGTGCTAAAACTAAAGGCAAAAAAGTAATAGTTGAAACAGAAGATACTAAAGGAGAGAAGAAAGAGCTTTCTGCCGATTATTGCCTTGTTGCTGTTGGTAGAAAAGCTTATACTGAAGGTTTAGGTTTAGAGAATATTGGATTAGCTACTGATAAGAGAGGTAAAATTGAGGTGGATGAGCATCTTCAATCAAAAGTTGAAGGAATTTATGCAATCGGTGATGTAATTGATGGTGCTATGTTAGCACACAAAGCAGAAGAAGAAGGTGTTTATGTTGCTGAAATGCTTGCTGGACAAAAACCACATATCAATTATCTTTTAATTCCTGGAGTAGTTTATACATGGCCAGAAGTTGCTGGAGTAGGGTATACGGAAGAGCAATTAAAAGAACAAGGTAAAAAATACAAGGCTGGTTCATTCCCTATGCGAGCTTTAGGTAGAGCAAGAGCCAGTATGGATATCGACGGTCTAATTAAAGTATTGGCTGATGCGGAAACTGATGAGATTCTAGGTGTACATATGATAGGCCCTAGAGTAGCAGATTTAATTGCAGAGGCTGTTGTTGCTATGGAATACAGGGCTTCTGCCGAAGACGTAGCAAGGATGTCTCACGCACACCCAACGTATACTGAAGCTATGAAAGAAGCATGTTTAGCTGCTACTGGAAACAGAGCTTTACATGTGTAA
- a CDS encoding isoprenyl transferase — translation MKQEIDKSNIPAHIAIIMDGNGRWAKKNGSMRVKGHQHGVKSVREVTEAAGELGVKYLTMYAFSTENWSRPEYEVTALMHLLVSTIRKEARNLNKNNIKLMAIGNVESLPSVCQKELNEAIKLTKDNTGLNLVLALSYSGRWEIVNATKKIAEDVKAGKIDADKLDDNLFASYLETGVKGIPDPELMIRTSGEMRISNYLLWQIAYSELYITDTLWPDFNKEEFNKAILSYQQRERRFGKTSEQLSKVN, via the coding sequence ATGAAACAAGAAATAGACAAATCAAATATACCAGCTCATATAGCCATCATAATGGATGGTAATGGCAGGTGGGCTAAGAAAAATGGCTCAATGAGAGTGAAAGGTCACCAGCATGGAGTTAAAAGTGTAAGAGAAGTAACTGAAGCAGCCGGAGAATTGGGTGTAAAGTACTTAACTATGTATGCTTTTTCTACCGAAAACTGGTCTAGACCTGAGTACGAAGTAACTGCTTTAATGCATTTATTAGTCTCTACCATTAGAAAAGAAGCCCGAAATCTTAATAAAAATAATATTAAGTTGATGGCTATAGGAAATGTAGAGTCTTTGCCATCAGTTTGTCAGAAAGAGTTAAATGAAGCGATAAAGCTTACAAAAGATAATACAGGGCTTAATTTGGTGCTTGCTTTAAGTTATAGTGGAAGATGGGAAATTGTGAATGCTACAAAAAAAATAGCTGAAGATGTTAAAGCAGGTAAAATTGATGCAGATAAACTAGATGATAATTTATTCGCATCATACCTTGAAACAGGAGTAAAAGGTATTCCGGACCCTGAATTAATGATTAGAACCAGTGGAGAAATGAGAATTAGCAACTATTTATTATGGCAAATTGCTTATTCTGAATTGTATATAACTGATACTCTCTGGCCGGATTTCAATAAAGAAGAGTTTAATAAAGCGATTCTTTCTTATCAGCAAAGAGAAAGAAGATTTGGGAAAACTAGTGAGCAACTATCTAAGGTTAATTGA
- the bamA gene encoding outer membrane protein assembly factor BamA, producing the protein MKKLLLLSLWITMPFCLLAQVNVDYSTPTEYEIGGINVVGAQFLDRNSLISIAGFKVGEKIKIPGDDISLAIRKLWKQGILGDIKISVTEIQGNKAFLQIELKERPRFSRIMFEGVPKGQRQTLEDKIKLIRGRVVTDALVKNTTNTLKNHYIEKGFKNVDVTIVPQKDTVLSNSVILKVIIDKKSKVKINEIKFEGIAAFEEKKLKKKMKKTKEKKFLRIFSPSKFIPEEYENDKQKLIDFYNQNGYRNMAIVEDTVYDHDEKTVNIDLKIEEGEKFFYRNIDWTGNYKYTDDQLSMVLGIDRGDVYNPKELNERLNFNPQGTDVTSLYMDDGYLFFSVEPVEVLVEGDSIDIEMRMFEGEQATINKVIVNGNTQTNDHVIFRELRTLPGQKFSRSDLIRTQRELATLGYFDPETIEINPKPNYANSTVDIEYNVTEKPNDQIELSGGWGGQFGFVGTLGLVFNNFSLRRITDFDYWKPLPKGDGQRLNLRMQANGRRYQTYSVTFTEPWLGGRKPNSFTMSFNRSVIRLISYTGDSYGSLKSSGVTVSLGRRLPWPDDFFTMSNSLSFLVYNLDDYNATGFENYSSGTSYNFTFNTTLARNSIDQPTFPRTGSSISLSASFTPPYSQFTGSSFAEVSGVEQYKWVEYHKWMFDNSWFLNIVGNLVLNTRVNMGFMGRYSKSKALGPFERFILGGDGLSQNSYLIGTDIIGLRGYQNNSIYPTNTDEYGGVIYNKFVMELRYPVSLNPSATIYVQTFVEGGNNWGSFEEYNPFNLYRSAGVGARIFMPAFGLLGVDWGYGFDEIPNNPDANGAQFHFTIGQQFR; encoded by the coding sequence ATGAAGAAATTATTATTATTATCCCTTTGGATTACCATGCCGTTTTGTCTGTTGGCTCAGGTAAATGTTGATTATAGTACACCAACAGAGTATGAAATTGGAGGTATAAACGTAGTGGGAGCTCAATTTCTCGATAGAAATTCACTTATTTCTATTGCGGGATTTAAAGTGGGTGAAAAAATCAAAATACCTGGTGACGACATTTCACTAGCTATTAGAAAACTGTGGAAACAAGGGATTTTAGGAGATATTAAAATTTCAGTTACAGAAATTCAGGGAAACAAAGCTTTTCTTCAAATAGAGTTAAAAGAAAGGCCAAGATTCTCCCGAATTATGTTTGAAGGGGTACCAAAAGGCCAACGACAAACACTCGAAGATAAAATAAAGTTGATAAGGGGTAGAGTTGTAACTGATGCTTTGGTAAAAAATACCACCAACACTCTTAAAAATCACTACATAGAAAAAGGTTTTAAGAATGTTGATGTAACAATTGTGCCTCAAAAAGATACTGTTTTAAGTAATAGTGTTATTTTGAAAGTAATCATTGATAAGAAATCCAAAGTAAAAATCAATGAAATTAAGTTTGAAGGCATAGCAGCTTTTGAAGAAAAGAAACTTAAAAAGAAAATGAAGAAAACGAAGGAGAAAAAATTCCTTCGAATTTTCAGCCCGTCTAAATTCATTCCTGAAGAATACGAAAATGACAAGCAAAAGCTAATTGATTTTTATAACCAAAATGGTTACAGAAACATGGCTATTGTGGAGGATACAGTTTACGATCACGATGAAAAAACTGTTAATATAGATCTAAAAATAGAAGAGGGAGAGAAATTCTTCTACAGAAATATCGATTGGACAGGTAACTATAAATATACCGATGATCAATTGTCTATGGTATTAGGTATCGATCGTGGCGATGTTTATAATCCAAAAGAATTGAATGAGCGTCTTAACTTTAATCCGCAGGGCACAGACGTTACCTCACTATACATGGACGATGGTTATCTATTCTTCTCAGTAGAACCTGTTGAAGTACTTGTAGAAGGAGATTCTATTGATATAGAAATGAGAATGTTTGAAGGTGAGCAAGCAACTATTAACAAGGTAATTGTAAATGGTAACACACAAACCAACGACCACGTAATTTTTAGGGAGTTAAGAACATTACCAGGTCAAAAATTCTCTAGATCAGATTTAATTAGAACACAAAGAGAACTTGCCACTTTAGGTTATTTCGACCCTGAAACAATTGAAATAAATCCTAAACCTAACTATGCAAATAGTACGGTTGATATAGAATACAATGTAACTGAAAAACCAAATGACCAGATAGAATTATCTGGTGGTTGGGGTGGTCAGTTTGGATTCGTTGGTACTCTAGGTCTAGTATTCAACAACTTCTCATTGAGAAGAATTACAGATTTTGACTACTGGAAACCACTTCCAAAAGGTGATGGCCAGAGACTTAACTTGAGAATGCAGGCAAATGGTAGAAGATACCAAACATACTCAGTTACCTTTACAGAGCCATGGTTAGGTGGTAGAAAGCCAAATTCATTTACGATGAGTTTCAACAGATCGGTAATCAGGTTGATTAGTTATACTGGTGATTCTTACGGTAGCTTAAAAAGTAGCGGTGTAACAGTTAGTTTAGGTCGTAGATTACCTTGGCCAGATGACTTCTTCACTATGTCTAACTCATTGAGTTTCTTAGTGTATAATCTAGATGATTACAATGCTACTGGTTTCGAAAACTATTCATCTGGTACTTCATACAACTTTACATTTAATACAACCTTAGCAAGAAACAGTATTGACCAGCCTACTTTCCCAAGAACTGGTTCAAGTATCTCGTTAAGTGCAAGCTTTACACCTCCATATTCTCAGTTTACAGGAAGTTCTTTTGCAGAGGTAAGTGGTGTTGAACAGTACAAATGGGTTGAGTATCATAAGTGGATGTTTGATAACTCATGGTTCCTAAACATAGTTGGTAATCTAGTATTGAATACCAGAGTGAATATGGGTTTCATGGGTAGGTATTCAAAATCAAAAGCATTAGGACCGTTTGAAAGGTTTATTCTTGGTGGTGATGGTCTTTCTCAAAACTCTTACTTAATTGGTACCGATATTATCGGTCTTAGAGGATATCAAAATAACTCAATATACCCAACTAACACAGATGAGTACGGTGGAGTTATATATAATAAATTTGTAATGGAATTGAGGTATCCAGTTTCGTTGAACCCTTCTGCAACTATTTATGTACAAACTTTTGTTGAAGGTGGAAATAACTGGGGAAGCTTCGAAGAGTATAACCCATTTAACCTGTACCGTTCAGCAGGTGTGGGTGCAAGAATCTTTATGCCAGCATTTGGTTTACTAGGTGTTGACTGGGGTTATGGATTTGATGAAATTCCAAACAATCCGGATGCAAATGGAGCACAGTTCCACTTTACCATCGGACAACAGTTTAGATAA
- a CDS encoding OmpH family outer membrane protein, translating into MPISRYLMILGMLAITTQSYCQRFGYVNTDEIYKNLPEYQAAVAEIDNLINNWNREIKEKKMERSKLMQQFEIDAPLLTQELKNERLEEIRTIDQELREFQNNRFGYKGMLTIKKEQVIDPIVEKVFQATERVAKIKKVDFLFDVASDLSLPYVRPSKDYTDFVLEQLGVSIPKD; encoded by the coding sequence ATGCCGATATCAAGATATTTGATGATTTTAGGAATGCTGGCAATAACTACACAAAGTTATTGTCAGCGTTTTGGTTATGTCAATACTGATGAAATTTATAAAAACTTACCTGAGTATCAAGCTGCTGTAGCAGAAATTGACAATCTCATAAATAACTGGAATAGAGAGATTAAAGAAAAGAAAATGGAGCGAAGTAAGTTGATGCAGCAGTTTGAAATTGATGCACCTTTGCTTACTCAAGAGCTTAAAAATGAAAGATTAGAGGAGATTAGAACGATAGATCAGGAGCTTAGAGAGTTTCAAAATAACAGGTTTGGTTATAAAGGAATGCTCACAATAAAAAAAGAACAGGTTATCGACCCAATTGTTGAGAAGGTTTTTCAAGCGACAGAGCGAGTAGCAAAAATTAAAAAAGTGGATTTCTTGTTTGATGTTGCCTCAGATTTATCACTTCCATATGTTAGACCATCAAAAGATTATACAGATTTTGTACTAGAGCAATTAGGTGTTAGTATACCCAAGGACTAA
- a CDS encoding OmpH family outer membrane protein — MRFFSISIILILCVYGVHAQKYGYFDSRVVIQSLLEYKDAQKELDKFAETWKNELDQKYKTLEDLQETYASKEILLKPSDRQKQLQNIYDLELEIEEYRQSKFGYEGALYLKRQALIEPIQEKIFEGVSSVCRKNRLEFLFDKASSIVIIYSDPIHNYTKLITAELEPKEEEGEEEQQYGQKEEVKPEPAEYAGYINSDYVLKKMPEYQDVLNELENYEGMWKHNFDSLNLQLDSLNDVFKKDEVYLTSEMKDIRVKEINKKKEEVRKFQVDKYGPEGEVFTKRLELLKPLQEKIYESTEKVAQEKNVHFVFDKTDDHSMFYVNPVYDYSDYVLEEMGLGEQEDIVR, encoded by the coding sequence ATGAGATTTTTTTCAATTAGCATTATTCTGATCTTATGTGTGTATGGTGTACATGCGCAAAAGTATGGCTATTTTGATTCAAGAGTAGTAATACAATCACTATTAGAGTATAAAGATGCACAGAAAGAACTGGATAAATTTGCAGAAACTTGGAAGAATGAACTAGATCAGAAATATAAGACACTTGAAGATCTACAAGAAACTTATGCTAGTAAAGAGATTCTGTTAAAACCTAGCGATAGACAGAAACAACTACAAAATATTTATGATTTAGAATTGGAGATAGAAGAATATAGACAATCTAAATTTGGATACGAAGGAGCTTTATATCTCAAACGTCAAGCTTTAATTGAACCAATACAAGAAAAAATTTTTGAGGGTGTATCGAGTGTTTGTAGAAAAAACAGACTTGAATTTCTGTTTGATAAAGCTTCAAGTATTGTGATAATATATTCAGATCCAATACATAATTATACCAAGCTTATAACTGCAGAATTGGAGCCCAAAGAGGAAGAAGGGGAAGAAGAGCAACAGTATGGGCAAAAAGAAGAGGTGAAGCCAGAGCCTGCAGAATATGCTGGATACATCAATAGCGATTATGTCTTAAAGAAGATGCCAGAATATCAAGATGTTCTGAATGAATTAGAAAACTACGAAGGAATGTGGAAACACAATTTCGATTCATTAAATCTGCAATTAGACTCACTAAATGATGTATTTAAGAAAGATGAGGTATATCTCACTTCTGAAATGAAAGATATTAGAGTAAAAGAGATAAATAAAAAGAAAGAGGAAGTTAGAAAGTTTCAGGTAGATAAATACGGGCCAGAAGGAGAGGTATTTACTAAGAGATTGGAGCTTTTAAAGCCTTTGCAAGAAAAAATATATGAGTCAACTGAAAAGGTTGCTCAAGAAAAAAATGTCCATTTTGTTTTTGATAAAACGGACGACCACTCAATGTTCTATGTAAATCCAGTCTATGATTATTCAGATTATGTATTGGAAGAAATGGGATTGGGTGAACAAGAAGATATTGTAAGGTAA